In Vidua chalybeata isolate OUT-0048 chromosome 38 unlocalized genomic scaffold, bVidCha1 merged haplotype SUPER_38_unloc_2, whole genome shotgun sequence, the DNA window TAAACAGAGGAGTAAATACTTTCATTGTTTACCAGCAATGTATCTCATTTTGctatacatttctttttcaggacGTTAtctgcttaaaaagaaaaatgagaaaaatatgaaagagaaaaacaagaaacaaatgtGTAGTGAAAATCTTCTGTAACTTTGGATTAAGAGGTAAATGATCATTTTAAAAGGAGAACTCATTTACTTGGGGCATGTTCTAATGGCCTGGATCCATCTTACAGACTGAACTCAGcatcctttttttaaagattttaggttttgtttccaatattaagatttttttttaaattggagtTGAAGCAATAGGAGGATGAGAGATGGATTGTGCACGACTCTGTCTTGAGGGCAAAAACACTGCAGTTTGAAACTTGGACCTAAAGTATTGAAAATGACACTTAAAAATCCCAGTGCATTGTgtgacagcagcttttcctATAGGATGTGCAGCATCACAAAGACTTCATCAGTGGGGTTGGGGGTGCTTGGAGCTTTGTCCTGTGCCACTCTGGGATGTCATGAACCAGGACTTCAcctgccaccagcccaggtCACCCTCTGCCACCACAGCTCCTTGGACCttgtgtccccagagcagacacaaagtgtttctgctgctccccCTTTGCACAAAtccacagagagctgggatttttccaaGTCTCGTGTCTCCATTGGGCCATATTCCCAAAGaaccagcagcacatcctgatGAATACAGTGAGTTACATGGATGGTTGTCAGCTCCACTGCCTGCCTAGAAATCCTGAAACTGCTTCTAAAtgctgctccttcagctcctggacaccttctcacacagagctggggaaaaaatcccctgGCCACCGGCTAAGAGGTGAGTTATGCCAAAGTTAGAGCTCTGTGAGaaatctctctccctccctgtccttTTAATGTATCTGTGCATGGGGGTTTGCGTTGATGTGTCTTGTATGCAAAGGAAGGAGCGTGCAAGCAACGTGACTGACACTGTCACTGTCCATGCTATTCCATACCCATGGGTACAGAGACATTATGGAAAccctggcacagacagagcCTTCTGTCCATGGGTACAGAGACATccaagagcccctggcacagacagggccTTCTGTCCATGGGTACAGAGACATccaagagcccctggcacacacagagccttctgtccatgggtacagagacatccaagagcccctggcacacacagagccttctgtccatgggtacagagacatccaagagcccctggcacacacaggcctggcacacacaggcctggcagcacaggttgctttccccacaggctgcaggagatgAGAACACAACATTTGCCAACACTGACTGCAAGCCACAGCTGCGGGTGCTCCCCGtgaacctcagctctggcaccACTGTCTGCCCCAAgcttcagggctgcagtgggagcccggctgggctctgccctggggccatcctgcagggacagctgcaaacagggagcattcccttgccaccaagagccaagccagggctgcagggcagctgctccagccctgactgcactgctgagtgctgcgctctggggctggggctccccgcACAGGGCACTGGACTGGtgtgccagaggagacagagaagctgcagcttcagcctaaCTGAGGTGGGTGCGtgggctgggaagagtgggAGGCTCAAGGGGATTCAcagagctcatcctgctgcaAGGATGAGGAAATGGGagtgggagctcagcagtgaggagagctgagggctggagagcagctctgaaggacACTAAAATCCCATTGGACCTCTGAgacattgctgctcctcagccagtgacaggatgagtcCCTAAGCCTGGGGCTCGGCCTTCCTCGTGGTGAGGGGCAccaaggaaggcagcagtgtgATGGAgactgccatgggctgggaactcactgggggaaaagagggagcagtTGGGAAGTAAAAGGCAGGTGGGAGAGAGAACTGTTCAGAGAAGGGCTGAGCTACAGCTTGAGCAAGCTGCAAAATgtcatttggggtcatcccagattgatttcatttcagaagctattgaacaagtttaatttttggGTGGTGGCATGTTTTCCCTTGGAGGTGTACACTCTGCAAACTTgagctgtgttgctgaaatgctcaagcaagtctgtgctgcagggcacaccatttcttctttggctgattCTGGCCcggtgctgagctccagcagagccctggcagagcccagagcagcctcagcacccgcagagcccggctgcaaggagagaaagcagaaagcgCCCGTCAGCTGAAggctcctgtccccttgtcccagccGCCCGCggtgcccaggccatgctggccgtgcccagagcggtgcccagagctgcccatcactgctgcctttggcagcagagcaggagggcaggacatgtgcccagcctgcagccagccacggcacatccagccctcagcagctgcccggagcaggatgctcctgtgctCGCTGCCATCTCCCCAAAGCTCTGATCCCACCATGCCAAGCAGACGGGACCCACCTGACGCCATCCACcgctggaagaaaagctggtcCCAAACGatgtcctcagccttctccaagggCACGGCCCATCCAcgccacagctgctcccaagcaCTTCCCCATCCAGACTGGACCCCACCTGGAACGCTTCCTctagaaaaacacacaacaaattcttgaaaatagattacagacaaaaagggaacaagaaaaaaggtcaaaaatctTATCTCTGTCAGGGGCTTGAGGAAGGCCCAACCCCTGCATGCCAGGGAAAAACCCACCCACAGGTGAGGGAAGCCCAGgctttctccttccccctgcactgcccccaAAATAACGCTGATCCCAAAGCAAACAGGGGCAGTGGAGCAGCCCAAGCCCTTCCTtgcctgcaaagcaaagcagcccctgcacaggtTCTGGagtcccacctctgctcccaccatgggggttggtttgtgtcgggctggctgccccagccccagccccagcccggggcacggtgggtgctgggggctgttggcagggccaggagcccacTCCCATTTCGTACCCACCCCAGCCcatgcccccagccctgccaaaagcagcctggcagccgACTGAAGGATCAGCTGCATCCCCCCCAGCAAAGGGGGAACCTTTGGCTCCCGGCCAAGCTGAGCAATGCCCAAATCTGGGAGCATCCCCCTGCGTGTGGACTCATCTGCaaattccctgtggagcctggctttggagaagGTGCCAGAATCCAAGTCCATCATCTTCAGCTGGCCAGGCCGAGGAAGAGATTGTCATCCTTGAGGTTGTCCTTggtgtctccagcagcagcagccccacctggtgcagcttctccaggggctccttctccttccctggggccaGACCAGGCTGTCAGGGTTCTGCCTAGGGCCCCAGCTGTCAGGGAACCAGGACAAGCAAAACCCAGGGGATGGTGGCCACCAGTGCTTGCCACACCAGGTgttcagctcagctccagcccaagAGCTGCGTGTTCCCTTCTGCTGACCCTGCTCAGAGCTACAGGCAGCACAAAACCTGTCTGGTTGGCTTTGCCACTGATTGCCAAGAGATGTGTGGAGCTGATACCTGCCAGGCCCCTGGATCCAACTGTGCACGTGGATCTCTCCCATCCTCTAGGGCAGAGGAACACCCTGCACCCAAGGATCACGGAAAAGCTCTTCTAAGGACGGCCTGTCCAAGGGCTGCATGGACAAACACCTCTTAATGACATCCTGGCACTCTGGGGAGAGAAACCAGGAATCACCAGTCAGTTGGAGAAGTTGCCCCCAGTTCCCatgcccaggccatgctgggtgtgcccagagctgggcctgAACTTCCCATGGATTCTCTGtttggaggagagcaggagagcaggacttgtgccacctcctcagcagctgccagagcggGATGCCcacgagctgctgctgtctcccagcactggtatTGCCCCCGTGGCCAGAGATGAGGATCCACCTTGAGAGAGCCGTCGTGGGAACAAGATCCGCCCCCAGATGATCTCCTGGCCCCTCCTGAACGGGTGCTTGCCCATGACcaggtggcacagcaggaggcccagggaccagatggtCGCTGCCTCGCCGTGGTAGCGGTGGTGGTGGATCCACTCTGGTGGGCTGTAGGACAGGGTTCCTGTGGAACACAGACAGAGTTCagcagggggatgctgctgctcccagagcctggccccagcacccctgggcaTGTGGGGGCTGCCCCAGTGGCACACGGGGTGACCGCTGCCCTCTCGCCAGCACCTGGGACTTGTGTACAGACTCGGGGCTGGAAAAGAAGCCACTGGTGCTggaagagggcagcagaaaccCTGGGAAGGCCCAACCAtgacacacaaaagaaaaactcacCCAGTGGTGGAGAAACCCACTCGactccctgcctgcacagccccccAAAATTGTGAACAAGTCCAGGCAAAcaaggggagcagagcagtccaAGCGCTTCCTCGCCTGCACACCAAACTGTCCAGGGCACGGGGTCAGACCCCCCTCTCTGCTACCCCCATGGGGGTTTTTGTCAGGCTGGCTGCCCcatctccagccccagcccagggcacagtgGGTGCTGAAAgctgtcagcagggctgggagctggaccCCCTCACACCCCCACCCAAATCAACCTGGCTCCAGCATtaatcccatcccagctgcaatAGGGGGGAGCCCCGGTGCTGCACCCCGGCTGGCCCATGAGATGCCCAGGAGCatcccctggcagggctcaccTGCAAACTGGGTGTAGGCTGTGTCTTGGAGGAAGGCGCCACAGCCAAAGTCGATCAGTTTCAGCTGCCCTGTGGCCAGGTCGAGCAGGATGTTCTGGGGCTtgatgtccctgtgcaggaccccgcagctggtgcagtgccgcacggcctccagcacctggcggaACAGCCCCCGCGCCTCCTCCTCCGGCAGGAACCTCCGCTCCGCCAGGAAACCCGACAGGTCCTGGCACCGCTCCGGGCgctccagcaccagcaagaAGCTGTCGGGGAGCTCGagccactccaggagctgaaTGACACCAGCGCAGCCAGAGGccaccttggccagcagcacgaTCTCCAGGGGTGCGCTGGTGCCGTCGGGCTGCGGGAGGAGCGCGATGCCGTCAGTGGGGCTGAggccgtgccggggctggggaagccCTCAGCCAGCCCGGGATGCTCTGCATGCCCCGCTCAGCCCACGCCcgctctccctgcagggctcccggcagctcccaccctgccgGGCCCCGGCTCATCCCcgcccggcacggcccggctTCTGCCGCTGGCCCCGCTCACTCACCAGCTCGCCCCAGTGCCGGATGCGATCCCGCGGCACCCTTTTGATGGCCACCTGCGAGCAAGGGAGAGCAGCGGGTTCAGCTCGCCCCCCGCCTAGCCCaaccccatcctcctcctcctcctcctcctcctgcgcccgccgccggccccgccgctcacCGGGGCGCCGTCCGAGAGCCGCGTGGCCGCGAAGACGCTGCCGAAGCCGCCGCTGCCCAGCAGCGAACCCAGCCGGTACCGCTCCTGCAGGGCCTCCTGCGCCTTCCCTGCGGGCGGGACGCGGCTGTCAGCGCTCGGCCCGGGGCCAGGAGCGGCCCCCGAGCGCCCCCCGAGCGCCCCGGGCCGGCCATCCCCAGGCGTTCTCTGCTGGCAACGGGACAgcggcggctcggggccggcggccgcgctgccgagCGGCGGAGCTCGGGCCGGGGAAGCCGCagcggaggcggcggcagcggccgcgccgccTGTGTCCTCCGCGGGGCCCGggaggagccggggccggggccgggactGGAGCCCACgtcggggccggggccgggctcgggCCAGGCGGAGCCAAAGGGCGGCGATgccgccccagccccaggcactgatGCCCGCCCAGCAGCGCCAGCGCCAGCACGGCCAGAGCCGGGCGGGGGCGAGACCGCGGCGGGACGgccggggacggggacgggga includes these proteins:
- the LOC128782808 gene encoding serine/threonine-protein kinase pim-1-like, encoding MATPWNLMEQRIHGDTPLPLSLSHCPLLSQSPSPHAGPGHASDPPPAPGGAVPSLSPSRSSSPSPSRPRPRPRPSRRGLAPARLWPCWRWRCWAGISAWGWGGIAALWLRLARARPRPRRGLQSRPRPRLLPGPAEDTGGAAAAAASAAASPARAPPLGSAAAGPEPPLSRCQQRTPGDGRPGALGGRSGAAPGPGPSADSRVPPAGKAQEALQERYRLGSLLGSGGFGSVFAATRLSDGAPVAIKRVPRDRIRHWGELPDGTSAPLEIVLLAKVASGCAGVIQLLEWLELPDSFLLVLERPERCQDLSGFLAERRFLPEEEARGLFRQVLEAVRHCTSCGVLHRDIKPQNILLDLATGQLKLIDFGCGAFLQDTAYTQFAGTLSYSPPEWIHHHRYHGEAATIWSLGLLLCHLVMGKHPFRRGQEIIWGRILFPRRLSQECQDVIKRCLSMQPLDRPSLEELFRDPWVQGVPLP